In one Plasmodium reichenowi strain SY57 chromosome Unknown, whole genome shotgun sequence genomic region, the following are encoded:
- a CDS encoding oxoacyl-ACP synthase, with translation VINASSTPQNLFGDANNISNKIGCKNSVNMDLTAACTGFIFAFVT, from the coding sequence GCATCGTCTACTCCTCAAAATTTATTTGGTGATGcaaataatattagtaACAAAATTGGATGTAAAAATAGTGTTAATATGGATCTAACGGCTGCATGTACAGGTTTTATTTTTGCTTTTGTTACAg